A genomic region of Bubalus kerabau isolate K-KA32 ecotype Philippines breed swamp buffalo chromosome 10, PCC_UOA_SB_1v2, whole genome shotgun sequence contains the following coding sequences:
- the PLEKHH1 gene encoding pleckstrin homology domain-containing family H member 1 has translation MAELTVETRASVDWQKRCLALETQLFRFRLQASKIRELLADKMQELEQRLLEAEQRAENAETQVGVMEEKVKLSNLMNVDSAGSLHRKYQELLKAMQGKDELISELEAQLEKQKQMRAEEAKVVQEKAAKIKEWVTLKLAELEMENQHLKSCNQHLVEQVGALQRAVEALQMSPSGKLLVAPQGTTERESVPSGPGAQPAGQDSGPLAQGALKAAIPAPSPGALQSKDSVPKAGSPMEDSSSRTVHPGATVEAKTLPLHLGRQGSPGQLCLRPRTPRHGLASWGEGLVTAQGGTLPRTKTSAKEGGPGCSLTLPKARAPSTFRDSIQLAKRHHSQPQAGPGHFSHVVRIEVGTLSAFHPHSLPEGVVRAKPREEPEKMEMEEQPPVGEKEAQGTELEEVDLENKPPTPPLHRFPSWESRIYAVATSGMRLSEVPVRSNATCCASSPPALASPGPFSGLVYKNVTVPVYTALKGKATQISTVPFVDESSGSDDDCSSQASFRTSLPCSESRKTSGLGSPRAIKRGVSMSSLSSEGDYAIPPDACSLDSDYSEPEHKLQRTSSYSTDGLGPGGESLEKSGYLLKMGSRVKTWKRRWFVLRQGQIMYYKSPSDVIRKPQGQVELNSRCQIVRGEGAQTFQLISEKKTYYLTADSPSLLEEWIRVLQSLLKVQAIGPPAVPQGGTKPTVKGWLTKVKHGHSKLVWCALVGRTFYYYRSHEDKRPLGRLPVRDSRIEEVDRSCDSDEDYEAGGTRQLLSSHYTLVIHPPEHSPTYLLIGTKHEKDTWLYHLTVAAGGSSAKVGTAYEQLIGKLMDGEGDPDSPLWRHPMLCYSKDGLYTSLTTLPSEALQTEAVKLFKSCQLFINVPVEAASVDYHVSLAQTALQVCLVHPELQSEIYCQLMKQTSCRPPQKYSLMQCWQLLALCAPLFLPQHHFLWYVKQQLQRHADPRNETGQYATYCQRAVERTLQTGEREARPSRMEVVSILLRNPFHHSLPFSIPVHFANGTYQVVGFDGSSTVDEFLQRLNQETGMRKSSHSGFALFTDDPAGRDLEHCLQGSVKICDAISKWEQALKELHTGKSEGGTRVVKLIYKNRLYFRSQVKGETERERLLLACQTNVEIVAGRFPVNKELALEMAALMAQVEYGDLERPILPGPGGTPSAKAQHHLQQVLDRFYPRRYRHGAPPEQLRHLADQLTTKWAALQGCSSPECVRIYLTVARKWPLFGAKLFAAQPAQLSSKESALVWIAVNEDGVSILDHNTMQLHVTYPYSSVMTFGGCRDDFMLVIRSLPDQSSGKGHVEKLIFRMAAPKIAEVTFILASYMNHCSTTVNPPSTPAAACQPWELDGRQFFASVPCAAKGPMLL, from the exons ATGCAGGAGCTGGAGCAGAGGCTGCTGGAGGCAGAGCAGAGAGCAGAGAATGCGGAGACCCAG GTGGGTGTGATGGAAGAGAAGGTGAAATTGTCCAATCTGATGAACGTGGACTCAGCAGGCAGCCTGCACCGGAAGTACCAAGAGTTGCTGAAAGCCATGCAGGGCAAAGATGAGCTCATCAGCGAGCTGGAGGCACAGCTGGAGAAGCAG AAGCAGATGAGAGCGGAAGAGGCAAAAGTTGTTCAAGAAAAAGCTGCAAAGATCAAGGAATGGGTGACACTGAAATTAGCAGAA ctTGAGATGGAGAATCAGCACCTGAAAAGCTGTAATCAGCACCTGGTGGAGCAGGTGGGAGCCCTTCAACGTGCAGTGGAAG CTCTTCAGATGTCACCTTCGGGGAAGCTGCTGGTGGCCCCCCAGGGAACCACAGAGCGGGAGTCTGTCCCTTCGGGACCAGGGGCCCAGCCAGCGGGGCAGGACAGTGGTCCTCTGGCCCAGGGTGCCCTGAAGGCAGCTATCCCTGCACCTTCTCCAGGTGCCCTGCAGAGCAAGGACTCTGTTCCTAAAGCAGGAAGCCCCATGGAGGATTCTAGTTCCCGGACAGTCCACCCTGGAGCAACAGTAGAGGCCAAGACCCTTCCACTTCATCTGGGAAGACAGGGCTCTCCTGGCCAGCTGTGCCTGAGGCCTCGCACCCCCAGGCATGGTCTGGCCTCCTGGGGTGAGGGCCTGGTCACTGCTCAGGGAGGGACGCTCCCTCGGACGAAGACTTCTGCCAAGGAAGGTGGCCCTGGCTGCAGCCTGACCCTGCCAAAGGCCCGGGCTCCCAGCACCTTCCGGGACAGCATCCAGCTGGCCAAGCGGCACCACAGCCAGCCTCAGGCAGGCCCTGGGCACTTCAGCCATGTGGTGCGCATTGAGGTGGGGACCCTCTCAGCCTTCCACCCCCACAGCCTTCCCGAGGGGGTGGTCAGAGCCAAGCCCCGGGAGGAACCAGAGAAGATGGAGATGGAGGAACAACCCCCCGTGGGGGAGAAGGAGGCCCaaggaacagagctggaggaagtgGATTTGGAGAACAAACCACCCACACCCCCCTTGCACCGCTTTCCATCCTGG GAGAGCCGGATCTACGCTGTGGCCACGTCCGGCATGCGGCTGTCTGAAGTGCCTGTCAGAAGTAATGCCACCTGCTGCG CTTCAAGCCCTCCTGCTCTGGCATCACCTGGGCCATTCTCTGGCCTTGTCTACAAGAACGTCACCGTGCCTGTCTACACAGCCCTGAAGGGG AAAGCCACGCAGATCAGCACGGTGCCCTTTGTGGACGAGTCCTCTGGGTCCGATGATGACTGCAGCTCCCAGGCTAGCTTCCGAACTTCACTCCCCTGCTCTGAGTCCAGGAAGACCAGTGGACTGGGCAGCCCCCGAGCCATCAAGAGAG GCGTCTCCATGTCCTCACTGAGCTCCGAGGGTGACTACGCCATTCCCCcggatgcctgctccttggacaGTGACTACTCTGAGCCTGAGCACAAACTGCAGCGCACCTCATCCTATTCCACTGATGGGCTGGGCCCAGGCGGG GAGTCACTGGAGAAGTCGGGCTACTTGCTGAAAATGGGGAGCCGGGTGAAGACGTGGAAGAGGCGCTGGTTTGTGCTGAGACAGGGACAGATCATGTACTACAAGTCTCCG AGTGATGTCATCCGGAAACCGCAAGGCCAAGTGGAACTAAACTCCCGTTGCCAGATTGTTCGAGGGGAAGGTGCACAGACATTCCAG ctCATCTCTGAGAAGAAGACCTACTACCTGACGGCTGACTCGCCCAGCCTGCTGGAGGAATGGATCCGTGTCCTGCAGAGCCTGCTGAAGGTCCAGGCCATTGGGCCTCCAGCCGTGCCTCAGGGGGGCACCAAGCCCACCGTGAAGGGCTGGCTGACCAAG GTCAAGCATGGCCACTCCAAGCTGGTCTGGTGTGCTCTTGTTGGGAGAACCTTCTACTACTATCGAAGCCATGAGGACAAG CGACCCCTGGGCCGTCTGCCTGTGCGGGACTCGCGCATAGAGGAAGTAGACCGATCCTGTGACTCAGACGAGGACTATGAGGCTGGAGGAACCCGGCAGTTGCTGTCCTCCCACTACACGCTGGTGATCCACCCCCCGGAGCACAGCCCCACCTACCTCCTCATTGGCACCAAGCATgaaaag GATACGTGGCTTTACCACCTCACGGTGGCTGCAGGTGGTAGCAGTGCCAAGGTGGGCACTGCCTATGAGCAGCTCATTGGAAAGCTGATGGATGgtgaaggagacccag ACTCCCCCCTCTGGAGGCACCCCATGCTGTGCTACAGCAAAGACGGGCTGTACACCTCCCTCACCACCCTGCCCTCCGAGGCCCTGCAGACGGAAGCTGTCAAGCTCTTCAAG TCCTGCCAGCTCTTCATCAACGTGCCCGTGGAAGCCGCCTCGGTGGACTACCACGTGTCTCTGGCGCAGACGGCACTGCAGGTCTGCCTGGTTCACCCCGAGCTACAGAGCGAGATCTACTGCCAACTCATGAAGCAGACCAGCTGCCGCCCGCCGCAGAAGTACTCCCTCATGCAG TGCTGGCAGCTCCTGGCTCTGTGCGCCCCCCTCTTCCTGCctcagcaccacttcctctggtATGTCAAGCAGCAGCTCCAGCGCCATGCGGATCCCAG AAACGAAACTGGTCAGTACGCCACGTACTGCCAGCGGGCGGTGGAGCGGACGCTGCAGACTGGGGAGCGGGAGGCCAGGCCGTCGCGCATGGAGGTGGTGTCCATCCTGTTGCGGAACCCCTTCCACCACTCCCTGCCCTTCAGCATCCCTGTGCACTTCGCCAATGGGACCTACCAG GTGGTGGGTTTTGACGGCTCCTCCACCGTGGACGAGTTCCTCCAGCGGCTAAACCAGGAGACGGGCATGAGGAAGTCCTCCCATTCAGGCTTTGCCCTATTCACGGACGACCCTGCTGGCAGGGACCTGGAACACTGCCTGCAGGGGAGCGTCAAG ATCTGTGATGCCATCTCCAAGTGGGAACAAGCCCTGAAGGAGCTGCACACCGGAAAGTCTGAGGGCGGCACACGTGTTGTGAAGCTGATTTACAAGAACAG GCTGTATTTTCGGAGTCAAGTCAAAGGCGAGACAGAGCGAGAGCGTCTGCTGCTCGCCTGCCAAACTAATGTAGAGATAGTGGCAGGGAGGTTTCCTGTCAACAAGGAGCTGGCTCTGGAGATGGCCGCCCTGATGGCTCAG GTCGAGTACGGGGACTTGGAGAGGCCCATCCTTCCAGGACCTGGGGGTACACCCTCTGCCAAGGCTCAGCATCACCTCCAGCAGGTCCTGGACAGGTTCTACCCAAGGCGCTACAGACACGGGGCTCCCCCTGAACAGCTGAG GCACCTGGCAGATCAGCTGACCACGAAGTGGGCGGCACTGCAAGGCTGCTCCTCTCCGGAGTGCGTCCGCATCTACCTGACAGTGGCCCGGAAATGGCCCCTCTTTGGTGCTAAGCTCTTTGCTGCTCAG CCTGCACAGCTGTCTTCCAAGGAGAGCGCTCTGGTGTGGATTGCTGTGAATGAGGATGGAGTCAGCATCTTGGACCACAACACTATG CAACTGCACGTCACCTATCCCTACTCTTCGGTGATGACCTTCGGTGGCTGCCGAGATGACTTCATGCTTGTGATCAGATCCCTTCCAGACCAGAGCTCTGGGAAAGGCCACGTTGAGAAGTTGATCTTCCGGATGGCTGCTCCCAAG ATTGCAGAGGTGACCTTCATCTTGGCCAGCTACATGAACCACTGCTCCACAACTGTgaacccaccctccacccccgctGCCGCCTGCCAGCCATGGGAACTGGATGGACGACAGTTCTTTGCTTCCGTTCCCTGTGCTGCCAAGGGGCCAATGTTGCTGTGA
- the PIGH gene encoding phosphatidylinositol N-acetylglucosaminyltransferase subunit H isoform X3, which produces MAGPGAGEPAMEDERSFSDICGGRLALHRRYYSPSCLEFCLSCPRISLRSLTAVTCTVWLAAYGLFTLCENSMILSAAIFITLLGLLGYLHFVKIDHETLLIIDSLGIQMTSSYASGKESTTFIEMDKVKDVIINEAIYMDPVEPHGISQVVPIFQSAKPRLDCLIEVYRSCQEILAHQKATSTSL; this is translated from the exons ATGGCCGGGCCTGGGGCGGGCGAGCCGGCCATGGAGGACGAGCGAAGCTTCTCAGATATCTGCGGCGGCCGCCTGGCCTTGCACCGCCGATACTACTCCCCTTCCTGCCTGGAGTTCTGCCTCAGCTGCCCTCGGATCTCTTTGCGCTCGCTCACCGCTGTCACCTGCACCGTTTGGCTGGCGGCCTACGGACTCTTCACACTCTGTGAG AACAGCATGATCCTGTCTGCTGCCATCTTCATCACTCTCTTAGGCCTGCTTGGTTACCTCCATTTTGTAAAGATTGATCATGAGACTCTGTTAATCATTGATTCCCTGGGCATCCAGATGACCTCATCCTATGCCTCAGGCAAAGAAAGTACCACCTTCATTGAGATGGACAAGGTGAAGGATGTCATCATTAATGAGGCTATTTACATG GATCCAGTGGAACCACATGGGATATCCCAAGTAGTACCCATCTTCCAG AGTGCCAAGCCCCGGCTGGACTGCTTGATTGAAGTGTATAGGAGCTGCCAGGAGATCCTGGCACACCAGAAAGCCACATCAACGAGCCTATGA
- the PIGH gene encoding phosphatidylinositol N-acetylglucosaminyltransferase subunit H isoform X2: MAGPGAGEPAMEDERSFSDICGGRLALHRRYYSPSCLEFCLSCPRISLRSLTAVTCTVWLAAYGLFTLCENSMILSAAIFITLLGLLGYLHFVKIDHETLLIIDSLGIQMTSSYASGKESTTFIEMDKVKDVIINEAIYMKVIYYLCILLKDPVEPHGISQVVPIFQSAKPRLDCLIEVYRSCQEILAHQKATSTSL, translated from the exons ATGGCCGGGCCTGGGGCGGGCGAGCCGGCCATGGAGGACGAGCGAAGCTTCTCAGATATCTGCGGCGGCCGCCTGGCCTTGCACCGCCGATACTACTCCCCTTCCTGCCTGGAGTTCTGCCTCAGCTGCCCTCGGATCTCTTTGCGCTCGCTCACCGCTGTCACCTGCACCGTTTGGCTGGCGGCCTACGGACTCTTCACACTCTGTGAG AACAGCATGATCCTGTCTGCTGCCATCTTCATCACTCTCTTAGGCCTGCTTGGTTACCTCCATTTTGTAAAGATTGATCATGAGACTCTGTTAATCATTGATTCCCTGGGCATCCAGATGACCTCATCCTATGCCTCAGGCAAAGAAAGTACCACCTTCATTGAGATGGACAAGGTGAAGGATGTCATCATTAATGAGGCTATTTACATG AAGGTGATTTACTACCTCTGCATTTTATTGAAGGATCCAGTGGAACCACATGGGATATCCCAAGTAGTACCCATCTTCCAG AGTGCCAAGCCCCGGCTGGACTGCTTGATTGAAGTGTATAGGAGCTGCCAGGAGATCCTGGCACACCAGAAAGCCACATCAACGAGCCTATGA
- the PIGH gene encoding phosphatidylinositol N-acetylglucosaminyltransferase subunit H isoform X1, giving the protein MAGPGAGEPAMEDERSFSDICGGRLALHRRYYSPSCLEFCLSCPRISLRSLTAVTCTVWLAAYGLFTLCENSMILSAAIFITLLGLLGYLHFVKIDHETLLIIDSLGIQMTSSYASGKESTTFIEMDKVKDVIINEAIYMQKVIYYLCILLKDPVEPHGISQVVPIFQSAKPRLDCLIEVYRSCQEILAHQKATSTSL; this is encoded by the exons ATGGCCGGGCCTGGGGCGGGCGAGCCGGCCATGGAGGACGAGCGAAGCTTCTCAGATATCTGCGGCGGCCGCCTGGCCTTGCACCGCCGATACTACTCCCCTTCCTGCCTGGAGTTCTGCCTCAGCTGCCCTCGGATCTCTTTGCGCTCGCTCACCGCTGTCACCTGCACCGTTTGGCTGGCGGCCTACGGACTCTTCACACTCTGTGAG AACAGCATGATCCTGTCTGCTGCCATCTTCATCACTCTCTTAGGCCTGCTTGGTTACCTCCATTTTGTAAAGATTGATCATGAGACTCTGTTAATCATTGATTCCCTGGGCATCCAGATGACCTCATCCTATGCCTCAGGCAAAGAAAGTACCACCTTCATTGAGATGGACAAGGTGAAGGATGTCATCATTAATGAGGCTATTTACATG CAGAAGGTGATTTACTACCTCTGCATTTTATTGAAGGATCCAGTGGAACCACATGGGATATCCCAAGTAGTACCCATCTTCCAG AGTGCCAAGCCCCGGCTGGACTGCTTGATTGAAGTGTATAGGAGCTGCCAGGAGATCCTGGCACACCAGAAAGCCACATCAACGAGCCTATGA